Sequence from the Herpetosiphonaceae bacterium genome:
CAGCCCGGCAGCGCGGCCTATGTCATCCCGATCGCGCTCCACCTGAACGGCGTGCTCGATCTGGCCGCGCTTGAGGCCAGCCTCAACGACATCGTACAGCGCCACGCGACCTTACGTACGACATTCGCGCAGGTTCAGGATCAGCCCGTGCAGGTCATCGCGCCGACGCTGCGGCTGGAGCTGACGCTGGTCGATCTGCAAGCGCTGCCGGAGCCGGAGCGCTCCGCAGAGGCACGGCGTATCTCGATGACCGAGGCGCGCACACCCTTCGATCTTCAGCGCGGGCCGCTCGTCCGTGCCACGCTGCTGCGATTGTCTGAGCAGGAGCACCGCCTGCTGCTGACGTTCCATCACATCATCACCGATGGCTGGTCGATGGGCGTGCTGATCCGCGAATGCGCCGCGTGCTATGCCGCCAGAATCACGGGCCAGGCCGCCGCACTGCCCGATCTGCCGATCCAGTATGCCGACTACACGGTCTGGCAGCGAGGCTGGATGCAGGGCGCCGTGCTCGAAGGGCAGCTTGGCTACTGGCGGCAGCAGCTTGCTGGGATCTCGCCGCTTGAGCTACCGACCGATCGGCCACGTCCCGCGACGCCGACCTACCAGGGCGCGCGAGAAATGCTAGCCCTGAGTCCGGCCCTGAGCACGGCGCTGCAAGCGCTGAGCCAGCAGTTTGGCGCGACGCTCTTCATGGCGCTGCTGGCGGCGTTCCAGACCTTGCTGCATCGCTACAGCGGCCAGCGCGAGATCGTCGTGGGCACGCCGATCGCCAATCGGACGCACGGCGAGACTCAGGGGCTGATCGGCTTTTTTGCCAACACGCTTGTGCTGCGGACGGATCTGGCGGGCGATCCGAGCTTTGCAGAGGCGCTGCGCTGGGTGCGCAATGTGGCGCTAGAGGCCTATGCCCATCAGGACGTGCCCTTCGAGATGCTGGTCGAGGCGCTTCAGCCGGAGCGCGACATGACCCGACAGCCATTCTTCCAGGTGCTGTTCGTGCTCCAAAATCTCCCGATGCCGGCGCTCCATCTGCCAAACATGACGATCACGCCGGTCGACGTCGACAACGGCACTGCGAAATTTGATCTCTCGCTGACGATAACTCCGACCGAGCAGGGCCTTTCCGCGCTGCTGGAGTACAGCACCGATCTGTTCGACGCCGCGACGATCCGGCGGATGCTGGGTCACTTCGAGGTGCTGCTGGCGGGCGCGGTCGCACAGCCGGAGCAGCCACTCGGCGCGCTTCCGCTGCTCACAAGCCACGAGCGGCACCTGCTGCTCGGGGCGTGGAACGCGACGACTCTGGACTATCCCCAGGATCGAAGCATCCAGCAGTTGTTCGAGGCGCAGGCCGATCGCACGCCGGATCTGAGCGCGCTGATCTTCGACGATGTCGAGCTTACCTACCGCGAGCTGAATGGGCGGGCCAATCAGCTCGCGCATCACCTGCGGGCGCTTGGCGTTGGCCGCGCAGGCCGCGAGGTCTATGTCGGCCTCTGCTTCCAGCGATCAGTCGATCAAATTGTTGCGGCGCTCGGCGTGCTCAAGGCGGGCGGCGCGTATGTGCCGCTCGATCCGGCCTATCCCAGGGAGCGGCTGCGCCTGATGCTGGAAGACGCGGGTGTCTCGCTGATTCTGACCCATGAGCGGCTGCGCAGGGCGCTGCCTGACGGTGCGGCGCGGGTACTCTGCCTGGACGCCGCATGGGAGCGGATCGAGCAGGAGCCTGCGATAAACCTGCCGGGCTCGGTGCTGCTCGATGGCGTCGTGTACATCACCTTTACCTCAGGCTCGACCGGCAGGCCGAAAGGTATTGCGATGGTGCAGCGCGCGCTGCTCAACCTGCTCCACTGGCAGCGGCGGCATAACATGCTGCCTCCGGGCGCGCGGACGCTACAATTCGCCTCGCTGAGCTTCGACGTGTCCTTTCAGGATATGTTTAGCACCTGGCTGTCGGGCGGGACGGTCGTCGGGATTGCCGAGGAGACGCGCCGGGATCTGGCGGATCTGGCGCGCGTGCTGCGCGACCAATCGATTCAGCGCATGTTCATTCCTGCCGTCGCGCTGCAACAGGTCGCCGAGGGCTATCGTCCGGCGGAGCATGGCCCGCTTCCGCTGCGGCAGATCATCGCAGGCTCCGAGCAGCTCAACCTGACGCCCGCTATTACCGCGCTGCTCGCGCAGCATCCCGGCTGCACGTTACATAACGAGTACGGCCCATCCGAGACGCACGTGGTCACGGCGTATGCCCTGCCTCGGTCGCCAGCGAACTGGCCGAAGCGTCCGCCGGTCGGTCGTCCGATCGACAACACCAGCATCTATCTGCTCGATCGGCGGATGCAGCCGGTGCCGATCGGCATTCCCGGCGAGCTGTACATCGGCGGGGTTGGCCTGGCGCGTGGCTACTCTGGCCGTCCCGATCTCACGGCTGAGCGCTTCATTCCCGATCCGTTTGCGCAAGGAGCAGCGGCGATGCAGGGCGCGCGCATGTATCGCACGGGCGATCTGGCGCGCTATCTCGCGGACGGTAACATCGAGTACCTGGGGCGGATCGATCAGCAGGTCAAGCTGCGAGGCTTTCGCGTCGAGCCGGGCGAGATCGAGGCCGCGCTCGCGCGCCATGAGGCTGTGCGCGAGTGTGTGGTGCTGGCGCGGGAAGATCATCCGGGCGAAAAGCGGCTGGTAGCGTACGTTGTAGAACAACGGAACAAAGAACAACGGAACAAAGAAGAGCACAAGAACCCTGACTCTTGTTCTTTGTTCTCTGTTCTTTGTTCTCCCCAGGAACTGCGCCAGTTCCTGGGGGCATTCCTGCCCGACTACATGATCCCCAGCGCGTTTGTTTTCCTGGATCGGCTGCCGCTCAACGTCAACGGCAAGATCGATCGCAAGGCGCTGCCAGCGCCGGATGTGCAGCCCGCCGATATGAGCGTGCCCTACGCTGCGCCTCGGACCCCGATCGAGGAGCTGGTCGCGGCGATCTGGGCGCAGGTGCTTCGCGTCGGGCGCGTCGGGCGGCATGATCGCTTCTTTGAGCTGGGCGGTCACTCGCTGCTGGCGACGCAGCTCGTCTCGCGGCTGCGCGACACCTTCCGCGTTGAGCTGCCGCTGCGGACGCTGTTTGAAGCGCCGACCGTGGCTGAGCTTGCCGCGCGGATCGAGGCGGCGCGCGAGACGGCGCACGCTATCCAGATGTCGCCGATCACGCGGATCGATCGAGACAGGCCGCTGCCGCTGTCGTTCGCCCAGCAGCGCCTGTGGTTTCTGGATCGACTGGAGCCGGAGAGCGCGGCCTATGTCATCGCTTCGGTCGTGCGGCTGCGCGGGCGGCTGGACCTGACGGCCCTTGAGCGCAGCGTGCAGGCGATCATCGCGCGGCACGAGATGCTCCGTACGACCTTCGTCCAGGGGCACGGTTTGGCCGACGATCAGCGCGCGCAGGTGATCGCATCCTCGGTCGACGTGCCGCTGACGCGAGTCGATCTCCAGGGATTGTCCGCGCAGGCAGCGCAGGAGGCGGTCGAGCGGTGGATTCGGCAGGCGGCGGAGCAGCCCTTCGATCTCCAGCGCGGCCCGCTGCTGCGGATGACGGTATTCGAGATGGCTGATCGGGAGCATGTGCTCGCGCTGCTGGCGCACCACATCATCACCGATGGCTGGTCGATGGGCGTCTTGATCGGAGAGACGGCGACGCTCTACCAGGCGTACGTCGGCGGATCGTCCGAGCCAGCGGAGCAGCTTCTACCGCCGCTGACGATCCAGTACGTCGACTATGCGCAGTGGCAGCGGCAATGGATGCAAGGCGCGCTGCTGGAAGAGCACCTGGCCTACTGGAAACGCCAGCTCGTCGATGTACCCGTCCTCGATCTGCCCACCGACCGCCCGCGTCCGCCCGTGCAGACCACACGCGGCGGGCGGCTGTCGCTGCGGCTGCCGCAGGAGGTGAGCGCGGAGCTGTCGGCGCTCAGTCGGCGCGAGGGCGTGACGCTCTTTATGACGCTGCTGGCGGCGTTCGCTGTGCTGCTGCATCGCTACAGCGACCAGGACGAGATCATCGTCGGCACGCCGATCGCTGGCCGTACTCGCAGCGAGATCGAAGGCGTGATCGGCCTCTTCGTCAATACGCTGGTGCTGCGCGCCGATCTGTCGGGCAATCCATCGTTCCGTGAGCTGCTGATGCGCGTGCGCGAGGTCTGTCTGGGCGCGTATGCCCATCAACATCTGCCCTTCGAGCAGCTCGTCGACACGATCCAGCCGGAGCGCGATCTCAGCCGTAATCCGCTGTTCCAGGTGATGTTCATCCTCCAGAACACGCCGCTGCCGACGCTTGAGCTACCGGATCTGGTCTTCGAGCCGCTGGAGATCGATACCGGCACGGCCATGTTCGACCTGACACTGGCGATGGTCGAGGCCGACGAGGGGCTGTCTGCGTCGTTCGAGTACAACACCGATCTGTTCGATGCCGCGATGATTGCGCGCATGGCGGCGCAGTTCCAGGCCGTGCTGGAGCGTGTGGTGGTCGCGCCGGAGCAAGCGCTGATCGACCTGCCGATCCCGAACGATGCCGAGCGCGATCTGCTGCGGCTTTGGAGCGTCACGGCGCGCGCGGCGGAGGGTGTGGCCTGCGTGCATACGCTGGTCGAGGCGCAGGCG
This genomic interval carries:
- a CDS encoding amino acid adenylation domain-containing protein — encoded protein: DQQVKLRGYRIELGEIEAVLRQHEAVRDAVVLLREERGDTRLVAYVVEQSTTEPSTTDPVSADLRPYLHDRLPAYMVPSAFVFLAALPLTPNGKVDRRALPPPEDRREARGVAPRTTVEVALAEIWAAVLGVAEVRVGDSFFALGGHSLLATHLLARVRAQFGVAVALRTLFEGPTLAALAEAITQAQADAVPPIAPVAHAGPLALSFAQQRLWFLDQLQPGSAAYVIPIALHLNGVLDLAALEASLNDIVQRHATLRTTFAQVQDQPVQVIAPTLRLELTLVDLQALPEPERSAEARRISMTEARTPFDLQRGPLVRATLLRLSEQEHRLLLTFHHIITDGWSMGVLIRECAACYAARITGQAAALPDLPIQYADYTVWQRGWMQGAVLEGQLGYWRQQLAGISPLELPTDRPRPATPTYQGAREMLALSPALSTALQALSQQFGATLFMALLAAFQTLLHRYSGQREIVVGTPIANRTHGETQGLIGFFANTLVLRTDLAGDPSFAEALRWVRNVALEAYAHQDVPFEMLVEALQPERDMTRQPFFQVLFVLQNLPMPALHLPNMTITPVDVDNGTAKFDLSLTITPTEQGLSALLEYSTDLFDAATIRRMLGHFEVLLAGAVAQPEQPLGALPLLTSHERHLLLGAWNATTLDYPQDRSIQQLFEAQADRTPDLSALIFDDVELTYRELNGRANQLAHHLRALGVGRAGREVYVGLCFQRSVDQIVAALGVLKAGGAYVPLDPAYPRERLRLMLEDAGVSLILTHERLRRALPDGAARVLCLDAAWERIEQEPAINLPGSVLLDGVVYITFTSGSTGRPKGIAMVQRALLNLLHWQRRHNMLPPGARTLQFASLSFDVSFQDMFSTWLSGGTVVGIAEETRRDLADLARVLRDQSIQRMFIPAVALQQVAEGYRPAEHGPLPLRQIIAGSEQLNLTPAITALLAQHPGCTLHNEYGPSETHVVTAYALPRSPANWPKRPPVGRPIDNTSIYLLDRRMQPVPIGIPGELYIGGVGLARGYSGRPDLTAERFIPDPFAQGAAAMQGARMYRTGDLARYLADGNIEYLGRIDQQVKLRGFRVEPGEIEAALARHEAVRECVVLAREDHPGEKRLVAYVVEQRNKEQRNKEEHKNPDSCSLFSVLCSPQELRQFLGAFLPDYMIPSAFVFLDRLPLNVNGKIDRKALPAPDVQPADMSVPYAAPRTPIEELVAAIWAQVLRVGRVGRHDRFFELGGHSLLATQLVSRLRDTFRVELPLRTLFEAPTVAELAARIEAARETAHAIQMSPITRIDRDRPLPLSFAQQRLWFLDRLEPESAAYVIASVVRLRGRLDLTALERSVQAIIARHEMLRTTFVQGHGLADDQRAQVIASSVDVPLTRVDLQGLSAQAAQEAVERWIRQAAEQPFDLQRGPLLRMTVFEMADREHVLALLAHHIITDGWSMGVLIGETATLYQAYVGGSSEPAEQLLPPLTIQYVDYAQWQRQWMQGALLEEHLAYWKRQLVDVPVLDLPTDRPRPPVQTTRGGRLSLRLPQEVSAELSALSRREGVTLFMTLLAAFAVLLHRYSDQDEIIVGTPIAGRTRSEIEGVIGLFVNTLVLRADLSGNPSFRELLMRVREVCLGAYAHQHLPFEQLVDTIQPERDLSRNPLFQVMFILQNTPLPTLELPDLVFEPLEIDTGTAMFDLTLAMVEADEGLSASFEYNTDLFDAAMIARMAAQFQAVLERVVVAPEQALIDLPIPNDAERDLLRLWSVTARAAEGVACVHTLVEAQAERTPQALALVDEHMALTYQELNRRANQVAHRLRSLGAGPDARVAICMERSPELIVGLLGILKAGGAYVPLDPAYPAARLAWMLEDARASLVLTQPNLRALLPAPSVHVECFDATWSAIDGECGLNLSSDVTPDNLAYIIYTSGSTGTPKGVMVEHRSAAAYTQAAQREYAPGPDDRVLQFASISFDASAEEIYPCLASGATLVLRTDAMLQSFAAFVQACTTLRLTVLDLPTAYWHELVASLESEALALPSNVRLVIIGGEAALPERLAAWHRLVGARARLVNTYGPTETTIVATQHDLTLADRESIVPIGRPVRNAQTYILNRQMRLSPIGVPGELYIGGAGVARGYWQRPDLTAERFIPDPFSGTVGARLYKTGDLARWLPDGTIAFVGRRDEQVKIRGFRIELGEIEAVLRQHEAVREAVVLASEERGYKRLVAYVVAHQNPEQRNTGTPEHGPRAARAGGAGLTAELRAFLAARLPDYMVPSAFVVLDALPLTPNGKLDRRALPAPDATRSHAPTALVAPRTHVEEALAQIWAAVLRVAQVGRDDDFFA